The Pseudomonas solani genome segment GACGCCGATCGCCAGGGCGATCTCGCGGTAGGGCATGTCGTCCAGCTGGGCCATGAGGAAGGCGCGGCGCACCTTGTGCGGCAGGCGCAGGAGCATGGCGTCGACTTCATTCAGGGTCTCGATGATCAGCGCCTGCTGCTCGGGGGACGCTTGCAGCGGTTCCGGGCGGGCGGCCATGGCCTCGAGCCAGTCCTGCTCCAGCTGCCGGCGCCGCCAGTGGTCGATGCACAGGCCGCGGGCGATGGTGGCCAGGTAGGAGCGCTCGCCCGTGGCGCCGTCGAAGGTACGGGGCCGCAGCAGCACGCGCAAGAAGGTGTCCTGCATCAGGTCGGCGGCA includes the following:
- a CDS encoding sigma-70 family RNA polymerase sigma factor — encoded protein: MPSTNAPFHDFYLSHSAWLLGFLRRRLGSGFDAADLMQDTFLRVLLRPRTFDGATGERSYLATIARGLCIDHWRRRQLEQDWLEAMAARPEPLQASPEQQALIIETLNEVDAMLLRLPHKVRRAFLMAQLDDMPYREIALAIGVSERMVKKYLAQAFLHCAVLEAELDGLLVE